A genomic stretch from Camelus dromedarius isolate mCamDro1 chromosome 10, mCamDro1.pat, whole genome shotgun sequence includes:
- the SPATA31G1 gene encoding spermatogenesis-associated protein 31G1 produces the protein MAARGPAWGSRGHEASLGPADPCPGLQTLWQQLPPESRDSGNTILVHGLADPEVVAALEMATASALSLPLPYCVAFLDRLWKQKSEEEEEEEEEEEEEEEASPDPLKPCSLPKEAPIGDQATIASSQPSCCSEGLHKAIGTLEEVLTRTSSPSRSFPTFQILTNLPVRHKTASGSRLQKRKSQLFWGLPSLHSESLEAIFLSSGGRSPPKLSVSPSVFFNKHAFLPRSPELLLPQYCSSSQISTHEVHTTEDLKEMPSDPHQLPPPSSPCVPSLPLPLKPFPMDHKKDLSGTEANTQWLTLQREVPWVSEDQALHPQLKIQRTRPSKLFHSSEVWWKVPPDPSLQQHIPDSFSASLGEYPSSLLEALTRFEAPWRTMGQKEDPKASEPAMPASSPTLASLPECQGVSPIGGLSESKALWETTRQRENFQISEPPVPVPCQSVAPMIEPQGTSTLGAPPVYEIQWGTTGHKENPQAFQPPMPAPCQSPDSLSESQKVSPEGEPSANKDFWGNLGHRENPLASGSPMPAPFLSPHPLPKLQGGSSLGDPSEYMPQQGCRENSANPWAFEPPPWDLDPGHYGTRPACAPSGSETPWKGMQTRDNLWASANIGSSPSLPSASLPEPLGMGAQAVLSESKALGEAMRQREELSISESAAPAHSPSLAPILEPHKITPLGGLIGSEATWKDTDHSRNSWASESPSLAFSPPPPLILDSLRVSPMGVLFDSEARCGDIQRRKNCWASELPDCSLPQDPHRANSLGVQSDSEPIRGDKEQKEICCVPVSPLWGPSPSPNSMSKSHTSEPIGDQCNCRPEGETVQQRGNCWTTELPASNPRSLSAPLPDPHVDLEFVWRNMQQRGILQDPSLPAVDPLQPIPWPPTLAVALKTEPNQPGLSKGELFPGVNAETPSSQGEAVPQVPTHSGIQAWHWSRELELRRKKLQQSSASRSLGPSQSFGSSPVLGSTQATRRFSSCPPQQTHPPNLCPLSSSCHPHKIQSTVTQSVQVSHCYHSHSFSHPQPQKYGRAEQGSQREQRMKKMVSQISSQGSCVYMEAGENCPGLEETLGPKVPASGKRQDKASAPSSAKKRESPRKPKADHGGGDSRLRSSIVTVKSHPAQARRLAEVPVSRLSQRLQHRDKSSRHTALSRQLHCKAADSQDQRGARLGAGDILAPQHCKNCPWARKHLSSPTPQAPLTRGLQRVLAKFLGIHEPLPTKSSQQRKGL, from the exons ATGGCTGCTAGAGGGCCTGCATGGGGCTCAAGAGGACATGAAGCTTCTCTGGGGCCAGCTGACCCATGTCCTGGCCTGCAGACACTGTGGCAACAGCTGCCTCCAGAGTCCAGGGACTCTGGTAACACTATTCTTGTTCATGGTTTGGCAGATCCGGAGGTGGTGGCAGCTTTGGAGATGGCGACAGCTTCAGCCCTG AGCCTACCACTTCCATACTGTGTGGCTTTCCTTGATCGTCTGTGGAAGCAGAagtcagaggaggaagaggaagaggaagaagaagaggaggaagaagaggaggcatCTCCGGATCCACTGAAGCCATGTTCTCTTCCCAAAGAAGCTCCTATTGGAGACCAAGCCACTATAGCCTCATCCCAGCCATCCTGTTGTTCTGAGGGCCTCCATAAGGCCATAGGGACACTAGAGGAAGTACTCACGCGGACCTCAAGCCCTTCCAGATCCTTCCCCACCTTTCAGATCTTGACCAACCTGCCTGTGAGGCACAAGACAGCATCAGGGAGCcgtttacagaagagaaaaagccaACTCTTCTGGGGTCTCCCCTCTCTGCACAGTGAGTCCTTGGAGGCCATCTTCCTGAGCTCAGGTGGCCGCTCTCCTCCGAAGTTATCTGTTAGTCCTTCTGTCTTCTTCAACAAGCATGCCTTTCTGCCTAGATCCCCAGAATTGCTGCTTCCCCAGTATTGCTCCTCAAGCCAGATTTCTACCCATGAAGTCCATACTACAGAAGATTTGAAAGAGATGCCCTCTGATCCTCACCAACTTCCCCCTCCATCTTCCCCTTGTGTCCCATCACTACCCCTCCCTCTTAAACCCTTTCCCATGGACCATAAGAAAGACCTATCTGGCACTGAGGCAAATACACAGTGGCTTACACTGCAGAGAGAGGTCCCTTGGGTCTCTGAGGATCAAGCCCTGCACCCACAGCTTAAAATCCAAAGAACCAGACCCTCCAAGCTCTTCCATTCATCTGAGGTCTGGTGGAAGGTGCCACCGGATCCTAGCCTCCAACAACACATTCCAGATTCATTCTCTGCCTCTCTAGGAGAGTATCCCTCTAGCCTTCTAGAAGCCCTAACTAGGTTTGAGGCCCCATGGAGGACCATGGGGCAAAAGGAGGACCCCAAAGCCTCTGAGCCAGCAATGCCAGCTTCCAGCCCAACCCTAGCTTCTCTGCCAGAATGCCAGGGAGTCAGCCCAATAGGAGGCCTGTCTGAATCTAAGGCCCTCTGGGAAACCACAAGGCAAAGAGAGAATTTTCAGATTTCTGAGCCTCCAGTCCCAGTCCCTTGCCAATCTGTAGCCCCCATGATAGAACCTCAAGGAACTAGCACCCTGGGAGCTCCACCTGTATATGAGATTCAGTGGGGAACCACAGGACATAAAGAGAATCCTCAAGCCTTTCAGCCTCCAATGCCAGCCCCCTGCCAATCCCCAGATTCTCTGTCAGAATCCCAGAAAGTCAGCCCTGAAGGGGAACCTTCTGCAAACAAGGACTTCTGGGGAAACTTGGGGCACAGAGAGAACCCTCTGGCCTCTGGGTCTCCAATGCCAGcccccttcctttccccccaTCCCCTACCAAAACTCCAAGGAGGCAGTTCCCTGGGAGATCCATCTGAATACATGCCCCAGCAGGGATGCAGAGAAAATTCAGCAAACCCTTGGGCCTTTGAGCCCCCACCCTGGGACCTCGACCCAGGACACTACGGAACCAGGCCTGCATGTGCCCCATCAGGATCTGAGACTCCATGGAAGGGCATGCAGACTAGAGATAATCTTTGGGCCTCTGCAAACATAGGTTCATCTCCCAGCCTTCCCTCAGCCTCTCTGCCGGAGCCCCTAGGAATGGGTGCCCAGGCAGTCTTGTCTGAGTCCAAAGCTTTAGGGGAGGccatgaggcagagagaagaactCTCGATCTCAGAGTCCGCAGCCCCTGCCCATAGCCCATCTCTAGCTCCCATTCTAGAACCACACAAAATCACTCCTTTGGGAGGCCTCATTGGGTCAGAAGCTACATGGAAGGACACTGATCATTCCAGAAATTCCTGGGCTTCTGAATCTCCATCTCTGGCAttcagcccacccccacctcttaTACTAGATTCTCTTAGAGTTAGCCCCATGGGGGTCCTGTTTGATTCGGAAGCTAGATGTGGGGACATACAAAGGAGAAAGAACTGCTGGGCCTCTGAGCTCCCAGACTGTAGCCTACCCCAAGACCCACACAGAGCCAACTCTTTGGGAGTCCAGTCTGACTCTGAGCCTATTAGGGGGGATAAGGAGCAGAAAGAAATCTGTTGTGTTCCTGTGTCGCCACTGTGGGGCCCCAGCCCGTCCCCAAACTCTATGTCAAAGTCTCACACAAGTGAGCCTATTGGAGACCAATGCAACTGTAGACCTGAGGGGGAAACAGTGCAGCAGAGAGGGAACTGCTGGACCACTGAACTCCCAGCATCAAACCCCAGGTCACTCTCTGCTCCTCTACCAGATCCACATGTTGACCTTGAGTTTGTGTGGAGGAATATGCAACAAAGAGGGATCCTCCAGGACCCCAGCCTTCCAGCAGTGGATCCCCTGCAGCCAATACCCTGGCCTCCTACCCTAGCTGTAGCTCTGAAGACTGAGCCCAACCAGCCTGGCCTGTCTAAGGGAGAGCTTTTCCCAGGGGTTAACGCAGAGACTCCATCCTCCCAGGGAGAGGCTGTCCCACAGGTGCCCACCCACTCTGGGATCCAGGCCTGGCACTGGAGTAGAGAGTTGGAACTCAGGCGGAAGAAACTACAGCAGAGCTCTGCTTCCAGATCTCTTGGCCCAAGTCAATCATTTGGCAGCTCCCCTGTCCTGGGCTCAACTCAAGCCACCCGGAGATTTTCTTCCTGTCCTCCACAGCAGACTCATCCTCCCAATCTGTGCCCCCTTTCTTCAAGCTGTCATCCCCACAAAATTCAGAGCACAGTAACTCAGTCTGTTCAGGTCTCCCACTGTTACCACTCTCACTCCTTTTCCCACCCTCAGCCACAAAAGTATGGGAGGGCAGAACAAGGTTCTCAGAGAGagcaaagaatgaaaaagatgGTGTCCCAGATCTCATCCCAGGGGTCATGTGTTTACATGGAGGCTGGTGAGAACTGCCCAGGCCTGGAAGAGACCCTAGGCCCTAAGGTTCCAGCCTCAGGCAAGAGACAGGACAAGGCTTCAGCCCCATCTTCagccaaaaagagagagagtccCAGGAAACCCAAAGCAGACCATGGAGGAGGGGATTCAAGATTGAGGTCATCCATAGTTACAGTAAAAAGCCACCCAGCCCAGGCTAGAAGACTAGCAGAGGTCCCTGTAAGCAGACTTTCCCAAAGACTTCAGCATAGGGACAAGAGTTCTCGACACACTGCTCTCTCCAGGCAGCTTCACTGCAAGGCTGCAGACTCCCAAGATCAGCGAGGGGCAAGGCTGGGAGCTGGTGACATCCTGGCCCCACA